In Miscanthus floridulus cultivar M001 chromosome 8, ASM1932011v1, whole genome shotgun sequence, the sequence cgtacgtacgtactcCAGGTATCAAAACTACATAATTTTTAATATGACCTTGTAGTACGTGTATACATACTCTATTATTGTACGTGTATGTGCACATATTCTTAAAAAGTATAAACGCATACTACTGTACATATATATGGACATACTACCTAGCACATATCCACACATACTATACTTGTCTTCGGGTATATGGACATACTCTCTAAAAAAGTAGGAATGCATACTACCGTATATACATATACTTGCCAAAAATGGTATACACAATCCCTATATATGCGTAATAAACAATATTTTTATATGTGGCATGAAGCCATCACCTGAAATCTAGGAGGAGATAAGttcccatgcatgcatgcgttTTGAAAAGGTGCGACGGTTAGAGGAGGGAGTGACTAGAAAACTCACCCTTATTATATATAATATACATAGCTCGTCGTACATACCAACTCCTTGGAGAGGTCAATGGCGGCATCATGCTAGCTCTTCTTCTTGCCCTGACTGCTGCCGCAGAACACGCAGATCCTCTTGAACCTACTACTGGACTGCATCACCTTCCTCCAGGTCgccttagggcgcgtttagttggcaaaaatttttggttttggctactgtaacactttcgtttgtatttgacaattagtgtctaattatggactaattaggttcgaaagttttgtcttgcgatttctcacccaactgtacaattagttttattttttatctatatttagtactccatacatgtgccacaagatttgatgtgatactttgaaatgaaaatttttgaaatCTAAACAGGACCTTATATGAAGCCCGCTTTATTAGATGGGATGGGACACTGGGAGGCCGGGTAGCCCTGacgcaccatacacacacacATAGTACAACCGGAGTACTACGACGTATGCGAATGCGTGCGGAGGATCGGGACAGGGTATACTAGGCAACAGATTGCAGGAGACGTGGAGGACGATGTTTTTTTTTCGGCTGATAAGCCGGTTAAAATTGATTTGGTGTGTCAAGCTGCCAGGATTGTGGGCGTGTTGTTCGGTGCGCGTCGCGGTTGTGGTTTTCATTTCGGATTTTTTGGGCCGGGTTGCTGCCCCTGGTGTCGTGGCCTAGTGGGCTGCGATGCGATCCATGGTGCTGGGGTTTACTTCTTTTCTTGTTTGTGGCGGTCGTGGGTCCTCGGGCTCGGGTGCAGCAGCGATGAAGGAATATCAATCACTTATCGAGAAAAATCGTTATTAGCTATTGGAAGCTAGAGGTGCCTTAAGTCATTTTTAACGGTGAGTTTCAGGACACAGATATCACAAGCTCACAACAGCTGCCAAACACTCATTTCCAAAACAATTTCATAGATGAAAttatttttctcctcctctcacaAAGACATAAGTTAGGATGAAGATGAAAAAAGTAGCTTATCCCAACTCTCTCCCTcatttctctctctcccttccaTGCAtgaagttgttttgccaaacagtTTTTCCAAAACATCTCAAGTTGCTTATAAAgttgttttccaaaaaaaaaaaaaccaactcTACTAGTAAAGCTGAGCTATGCCAAACAGGGTCTAAAAATATCACATTAGGTTTTGTGACAACATGTTTCATCCAGATAaaactctctctatctctcttttTATAATTAACTAGCCAAGCCATCAAATTTGCTAATGCATTATAatattaaatgcaaataaaaACCTAGATGAAACCCCAGCCTTATTTACCGCCGGAAAACTGTCTTCTTTATCTGTCATCAACGCAAACTTTCGTGCCTAAAATAAGCTATTTGTTGATCAAGCATGCTGATATGTAACTTTGATTTCCAGATCAAGTAGGTGAAAGATCAATCCAGTAACATGCATTAGTTCCGTGCCTAAAATAAGCTATTTGTTGATCAATCCACTAATATAAAGTAACATTATTAGTCATTATTTTCAACAATTTTAATGGTACATATTATGTATCATTGGTCATATTAATCAAAATTAGCATAATTAGCTACATTAAGTTATGCATTAGTTGTATAAAACTAATGGTACATATTAGTAATATTATAAAATCAATACTACTCCCTATGTTCCAAAAATAAGCGATGTTTTAGATTTGTCCTAAgtcaatatttatgacaccaaaatACCGAATAGGTAGACTATAAAAATGTATTTCATGATAAATCTAATACTacttatttggtattataaacattagtattttttgtataaatttgatcaaacttgaaatggtttgacttaggacaaacctgAACatcatttattttgggacggagagagtattaGTCATTAGTCACAGTGACAGTAATAACTTTTAGATACTGTCACCTAGTACTTTATTCTTCACAGACTCGGATGTTATTGGATATTTTGAATACAAATCTAGAATTAGATAGAGAAAACAACAGAAAACAGATTTGGATACATCTATTTAATATCCATATTAGAAACAAATACGAATACAGACATTCATATTACAAGTTTTAGCAAATATAGATTCGGGTATTTTAGATTTCCAGACATCCATTTACACCGTTAAGCAAGAAGACCTACACGGATGAGAGGCAAGGAAATATCTACCATTTACACCCTAGTTGGAGGCTTTCGACACATGTATTATGACTCTTATGTTACAATCAAAGGAAACATGTTTTTATTAGAGAAATAGAGAGCAAAAAAAGCTGCCCTGCTTCCTGGAGAGAACACCTCCCGGGGGTGTATAGAGGCAGATCGCTAGCATATCTGACACCaataaaaataaattcaaataatAGTAAAGTGCCAAGATTGTGATCAAAGGCCACAAGTGTTGTAAGACAAACGATTAACCCGACTCGAATGTTCATTTTTTGATATGGCACTCAACGTTTTTCAGCCATCTGATAAGTTCAGTATGCTCCTTGTTTTCCATGTACGCATCCAGAAATGCAGCAAGGTCATCATTCACTCCAATTTGCTCCAGATAATCTTGCACCGCGCTTTGCATTTCCTCATCTAACTCACTGCTCACCAGAACAAACAAATTAGTTATCAGTATATGCCCCCCCAAAAAAGAGGGAAAAGTCTCCCATATTGGCACGAAAGAAGCAGATTTGTCGGGAATATAGAGCAATTAAATCAAAATGGCAATGAACAAGGCCCTATTGGTTCATGCTCAGATTTTACTTTAGTCAGCCCGTCGTAGATAATTTCTGTAATGAATAGAACTTGTGATAAAACAAAAGGACCTGTGATAAATAGTTTCTCCTTGTTGTGTCTAACAAGTTAGCACTAGTCATTTTTTTCAAATAAAACACATATTTGGGTATTTTCCACAGAATTCATACCATTTCCTTTTGCAAACAAAAGGCAAACACATTTGACATTTTCCTCAACATTTCCTGAACATGAATTGGGAATGGAAAGGGATTCCGACCATTCCCGTCCTCAAGTACTTGACCTATTTCATCAATGACCGACCACACGTCCACACTATGGTTAGTTCAATAAAAATAGAACTAAGTGGCACATTTTGATCACTAGCAAGGCGAGTATCAACACCCTAAAAGCAGCAATTGCGAGTAACGTAGCAaccaaaaatttgtcaaaatttAGAGATGTTCATGATTCCCATCATATAGTATCACCTGAATTGGCGGCCGACGTACTGCTGCAATGGCGCAGGCCCGCCACGGCGGACGAGAAAGACCCTCCGCACCTCCATCTCGTCGGGCCACGCGGAGCACTCGAAGGTGAGCGCCATTCCAGGCCGCGCGGCCTTGGAGACCTCGACCTTGACGCTGATGTGCAGCCTGGGCGGGCCGCCCGTGTCCGCGCCCGAGCGGGAGGGAGGGAGCGCGCCGTCGACTAACGTGGCGTCCACCCTgacctcttcttcctccccctcGGCCGCAGGGAACACGCTGCGCAGGCGGGCCCACTGCTCGCCAGGGCGGTCCTCGACGGTGAATGGAGTAGGGGGTGGGGGTGACGGTGGTGGGGCGAAGTTATTGAGAGAGGAGATCTCGGAGCGTACAGAGCGGAGGAGGCGGTCGACGAAGGCGGAGCGGCGCATGTCAGAGATGTAGGTGCGAGTCCCGAAGAGGTGCGAGGAGCTGCGGGATGGGAGCGGGAGCGTACCGAGGTGGGGACGAAGGCGGAGCAGCGGCCGTGCCAGCGCCATAGCGACGCTCGTCGGCGGCGGGGGTCGGAGATTTTGATGGGGTTTTGAAGGGCAGCCGAAGGGAAGGGAAGCGGAGCCGCCGAGCCGGTTTCGCCTTTTGGTGGATCGTAGGAGTAGTGGAAAACGGGCAGGCCCAGTTTTTGCAGGCCAGGATGGCGGAACTAAACGAGATTGTTCTCGTGGGCTGTCCTGGATCAGAAGTGTGTTTCGTTCACGGCCGCGGCGACGGAGGAGGCGAGGACGGGGTGGTGCCGTGCAGAGCTCGGACGACCGGGTCACCGGGAGACGTAGCAGGCAGGTGCCGAGAGGGagggcggccggccggccgtgGAGGAGGGCGAGCTACCAGggcgaattttttattttttagtttttttttaattttttttataaatatatcCCTGTAGAAAAGATTTCAGAATCTGAACCCTTAGGCGTCGagttaacacgtctcggcgccagcgtccgtGGCGTCGAGCTCTTAGACTCAGCAAACGTGGCAGTGACATGGCAGGAAGCTCGGCGTCAGTCACCCTGCTGCCAAGCTCGACGCCGTAGATCTTAGCGCCGACCTTGATGTCAGGGTGACTAACGCCGACTCTTTCTTACGTATGGGCCCCAATCCTTTCTCTcctcctctccccctctctctcgcATCTCTCTCGCCCGAGCAGAGCACCGCCGTCCGCGCCCTCTCCCTTCACCGGCCGCCCGAGCCCGTGCACGCGCCACACCACCATGCCCGTAGCCGCCCCGCGCCCGCGCAGCCTCGCCCTCGCCCGCGCCCGGCCGCCCGCGCCGTGCCGCCACCACGCCCGTAGCTGCCCCGCGTCCGCGCCGCCCCGCGCCCGGACGCCACGACCGCGCCCGCCCCACGCCCCGAGGCCGCGCAGGaccaccgcgcccgcgcccgcgccacgcTGCCACCGCCCCGGTCCCCTCGCCGGTCCCTGCGCCCGCGCCACGCCCTCGCCTCGCTCGACGTGCCATCCGCGTCCACCGAGCTGGCCTCACCGCACGGAGCGCCGGgcatcccgcgcccgccgccctccaccgccgttGTCGGTCGTGCCCCCGCCGGCCCCGGCACCTGCAGCGCCCGGTCGTGCCTCCACCGGCTCGGCtcgtcggcctgacccacgcccggcgtccgctgcgactccgtcgacgtccgtGACTCCATCGTCGgacaggtaaaaattatgaatttacactgtgcgtacttagttagctttgattgtagtgtagtagttttgacatttattatttactagttaatgtgatgactcaggtagttgatttagttagtgatctactGAGATATATATGTTGATAGATAGAagcatagatacataggtacataaaTATAATTacatagctacttagataggtagttacatatttagttaactaaataggatctagctatttagttagtacactatatctatgtatgtagttgttatcttatttacttagtttatagttagaaagtacttgttaggtactatgtaTCGTCTAATTTAAACTAAAGAACATATGTTTCattatgtgtttgaactagatgaacaacctagtgaccataatcatggaggcaccgttgaatacgatcgctatggatatgttaagtttgttgacatgcaaagcatgcctgtgctattcaatgatagaccttcatttagtgagatggttgcaagggctcggcaggagctgcattgccttagagatgatggcattgcagttgagggtatactacacctaggttctcctcccaacatcctcaggcgaatAATCCCAATTGGTTGtgtggatcagtgggagaactatgtgagatcggctatgaagagccagctgcaatgtttggacgtgtttgtgcgtcgggtgttagttgatctcatccctcatgggttttccccaccaatgggtcagcagccacacatcgaccctcccgtcccAGAacttgatatggatgtggaggttgcacctacgattcctgatgctcaatctgtccccaatgcggtagttggagatgcttgtcagacttatgttgttgtggcagatcctcctcatgagatctctttgacacagaatcgtctaagtaagtgtcttaactgcatggttattgggagcttaccccctttcTTACAttcatttctttcattctttcctcatttctctacttatgttgcaggagacattcctgagaatgttgatgtgccccctgttgctgcgcaagtgcactgtggagatggattctgtggctccaataatattgaaattatgaatgatttggagccatatgagatggcaagggctcttgattctgatgatgatcgccctattggagagctaacagagagtgatattgagatgctgaggcgtatctttcccagccgccgtgatccaagagttcacgagttcagcgatcttactCATTCCTATCAGGCGTGTGTagaaggatgtgatgatgagctcctagaagctcctaaggcTAGCCCTAACTTGGTAATTGAGAGTGGGAGGGTGTTCAAGGACCTCCctacattgaagaggtggttgcaggcatttgtagtgatacgaaagagaccttacaaggtcttacattcatatgcggagcgccgttacatagttgtgtgtgacaaggaacgctacccatggagggtttgtgcaaggaagcaaaaggtcaccagaaagtggaagatcacaaaagttgtcgagcCACACAATTGTattgaccatgagctgacactgagacatcggcagttgacatctaccctcattgccaagcggttggtgggaatattgcagggagaacccaacatgaaggtgatgacaattattaggaccgttgaggcgttgtatggaggttatgtgataacttatggtaaagcttggagggctaagcagcgagcttggaagatgatatatggggactgagaggatgggtacgagcagctgccagtacttttcaatgcaatcaaagcggtgaatccaggcatgcattatgagtacatcccaaaaccaaatgcatggaaggatgggaggcatatattcttccatgctttatggtgcttccctcagtgtgtcgaggcctttaggcactatcgtcctgtcttctccattgatggtacgctcttgattggcaaataccagggcacacttcttatagccatatcctgtgatgtgaacaacaagttggttcctttggcatttgctttggttgagaaggagaacaatgatagttggggatggttcttaagGCTAGTCTGGATATAcatggttgggcctggcagggtggttggcgtcatatctgataggcaccagggcatacctaatgccgtgcgagagcagatagaggggtatgcacctttgcaccatcattgATGTACTCGACACCTTACCGAGAATCTACttcggaaggatggtgtgaagggtaactttgatctgttttaggaggctgctcgacagcttgaggacaagtacttttagaaaaagttggagcaggtcagaaccgcatcaaatgcagaaggtagacaatggctcctaggtttgatgagggatttagagaaatggacgagagctcacgacgtcggtggatggaggtacgagttttagtgtagcaacatggtagagtcattcaataagttgctattggggatacgtggtatgcccatgaatgcaattgttcaatacaccttctacaagcttgttgcctggttcaacgatagacacacccatgcattgaagatgcggagtgatggagagatatgggttCCGAAACCAAagacacacctagagaaggcaaatgaaagggctagcacacatgaggttacatgctttgaccacgctacagggacttatcaggtcgagcataggggagGTACAACGTCCGACAGCgtggtccgagagtcgaggatgcatgcggttgtcctccaagatttcaaatacacttgtggtaaaccaaggcagtaccattttctatgttcccatttggtggcagcagctaggcatcacaactgtaatatcgagagcaggatacctcacgagtttagtgtcgacacgcttgtgcacacatggagcctctgcttcgtgcctttctaggaccctggagagtggccttcatatgatgggccgaagtatattgtggatccagcttaccgttggaacaaacgtggatcaaggaagaggacgaggcacggaatggttatggatcagatacctagaagaatgaggtgtgggagaggaaccctatttgttactgaccccgagcagtacaagtgcggcaagtgtggtagacttggccacaattcacgaagttgccattggcagattagtgaggtgcgactattggttgattttattatttcatatttgtcatattcatttaattaaatatgcatgtctcaatttatgcatgtaattgtgtcaattacttgtacatttctaagttcatgtttcattgtatattaaatttctaattcattgatttttttgtaggatggcacaattccacctgctcgactcgacatacgaggcgacccaccgaggatgtctcatagcgtaggggcaggtaataatttatatgttttgttcaaattttggtgagcgtacatgtgttcatgaagtaacaggagactatgttttattccatgtagGACTTTtcgctccttcatcctagaacccacaatgggttcttggacgtggtacgacgataggtacactcctttcctgcaaagagctagcctagatgtcatctctttttaggttcatcgtgggttgcccaagttcaacttagtggccataactgcgttggttgacaGTTATTATATTTAATCATTGCCtctattcatggccatttgttcatgtgctTGCCCTTTTGACATATAATCTTGTTTTGTCTAAAATATAGGTGgtggccggagactcacagcttccacctacctttcggggagatgacagtcacgctctaGGATTATCAGAATATGCTAGGCTTGAGGATTCATGGCAACCCAATCAtcaggcagtgcaggtcagaaggctggagagcacgagtggaggccttccttgggcgtgagtttggcgagcaaggggcttgcACTTCTAGAGTTCTCATCTCCTGGCTCCGataagagttcgcacagtgccttgaggaggcagatgaggagacagttgggtactactctagggcgtggatcctacacctgtttgcctatGTTCTCTTCCCCGATGCCATGGGTGACACTGCGTCCtagatgtgggtccactgccttaGTGATCAGACCAGACGGGTCACTACAGCTAGGGCTCTGCAGTCTTGGGTTTTCTATAccagcagctgtgcgaggggtgtcgtcgaaCTTTGTCCAAcgcatcacttggtggatgcgtgtacctgctctagctgtggatgtgggctcatcttccagttggtcgtccataggttctggctcatcgtgagtggttccaaggtcagcctccaagtcggcAACCGACGTGGGCATACCTTTAGGACTAGGTTAGGGTTCCATACGTGAGGTTAGA encodes:
- the LOC136473264 gene encoding uncharacterized protein At2g39795, mitochondrial-like; translated protein: MALARPLLRLRPHLGTLPLPSRSSSHLFGTRTYISDMRRSAFVDRLLRSVRSEISSLNNFAPPPSPPPPTPFTVEDRPGEQWARLRSVFPAAEGEEEEVRVDATLVDGALPPSRSGADTGGPPRLHISVKVEVSKAARPGMALTFECSAWPDEMEVRRVFLVRRGGPAPLQQYVGRQFSELDEEMQSAVQDYLEQIGVNDDLAAFLDAYMENKEHTELIRWLKNVECHIKK
- the LOC136469728 gene encoding uncharacterized protein gives rise to the protein MESRTSTESQRTPGVGQADEPSRWRHDRALQVPGPAGARPTTAVEGGGRGMPGAPCGEASSVDADGTSSEARAWRGRRDRRGDRGGGSVARARARWSCAASGRGAGAVVASGRGAARTRGSYGRGGGTARAAGRGRGRGCAGAGRLRAWWCGACTGSGGR